One Williamsia phyllosphaerae DNA segment encodes these proteins:
- a CDS encoding glycosyltransferase, with protein sequence MWVDVVMDLFTRVRCAMVPRRGRTRDPDARPRILVIDELVPDPLFGAGFPRAHEIVRTLVDSGHQVDLYPMTSTPAERARVTSLFDGAVRFHKGQGVRGLRRLLWRDGDAFDVLFVSRPTTMKKFMGIRWRPRDSSARPAVIYDAETVVVLREKIRRALYPPAMSDDAFERELSEELDAVRGADAVTTVGPADADLLRTRLGVPTFVVPHAETVRVGAPGFAERRDLLFVGPLVGDPSESPNVDSVRYFVTEVMPRLDLLIGSDHRLRIAGLVDSAEVRALESDRVVFEGVVEDLEPLYDSCRVFVAPTRFAAGIPLKVIGAMSEGVPSVVTRLLAVQLRADDSTMASADDADGFAQACARLYSDPAAWEVIRDGGLAYVDRFCSPAAFTESLADVLNQVSSR encoded by the coding sequence ATGTGGGTCGATGTGGTCATGGACCTGTTCACGCGTGTGCGGTGCGCGATGGTGCCGCGCCGCGGACGCACCCGGGATCCAGACGCCCGACCGAGGATCCTGGTCATCGACGAGTTGGTGCCCGACCCCCTGTTCGGCGCAGGGTTCCCGCGTGCTCACGAGATCGTGCGGACCCTGGTGGACTCCGGCCATCAGGTCGACCTCTATCCCATGACGTCGACGCCGGCCGAGCGGGCGCGGGTGACCTCCCTGTTCGACGGAGCCGTCCGATTCCACAAGGGACAGGGTGTGCGAGGGTTGCGCCGACTCCTCTGGCGGGACGGCGACGCGTTCGACGTGCTGTTCGTCAGCAGGCCGACGACCATGAAAAAGTTCATGGGCATCCGGTGGCGGCCGCGGGACAGTTCCGCTCGGCCGGCCGTCATCTACGACGCGGAAACTGTTGTCGTACTGCGTGAGAAGATCCGCCGGGCGCTGTACCCGCCTGCGATGTCCGACGACGCGTTCGAGCGTGAACTCTCGGAGGAGCTGGACGCGGTGCGCGGCGCAGACGCCGTCACCACGGTCGGACCCGCCGACGCCGACCTGCTCCGCACCCGCCTCGGCGTCCCCACCTTCGTGGTGCCCCACGCCGAGACCGTCCGTGTCGGGGCGCCCGGGTTCGCCGAGCGCCGCGACCTCCTGTTCGTCGGCCCGCTTGTCGGCGACCCCTCGGAATCGCCGAACGTCGACTCCGTCCGGTATTTCGTGACCGAGGTGATGCCGCGGCTCGACCTCCTGATCGGGTCGGATCACCGACTCCGGATCGCGGGCCTCGTGGATTCGGCGGAGGTACGGGCGCTGGAGTCCGACCGCGTCGTGTTCGAGGGAGTCGTCGAGGACCTGGAACCGCTGTACGACAGTTGTCGGGTGTTCGTGGCCCCCACACGATTTGCGGCAGGTATCCCGCTGAAGGTCATCGGGGCGATGAGCGAAGGGGTGCCGTCGGTCGTGACGCGGCTACTCGCCGTGCAGCTCCGGGCGGACGACTCGACGATGGCGAGTGCGGACGACGCGGATGGCTTCGCGCAGGCCTGCGCGCGTCTGTACTCCGATCCGGCCGCGTGGGAGGTGATCCGGGACGGCGGGTTGGCTTACGTCGATCGTTTCTGCTCACCCGCGGCCTTCACGGAGAGCCTTGCCGACGTCCTGAACCAGGTCAGCTCACGATGA
- a CDS encoding TetR/AcrR family transcriptional regulator, translating to MATDTDIELTPKARRILEFASKLFYERGIHAVGVDTIAHDAGVTKKTLYERFGSKDGLVLTYLRDRDQRWRGRRDGAVEAAGPGCAERLRAAFDASATWSDTDGGKGCGSINAHAEFSDATHPVAVLIADQKRETLDFFRQILAVGGITDEGVIEAVMALHEGALVAHGIGIGADPWSSARDAAVRLAGVG from the coding sequence ATGGCCACCGACACCGACATCGAGCTGACCCCGAAAGCCCGGCGCATCCTCGAGTTCGCCTCGAAGTTGTTCTACGAAAGGGGGATTCACGCCGTCGGCGTGGACACGATCGCGCACGACGCAGGGGTGACGAAGAAGACGCTCTACGAGAGGTTCGGATCGAAGGACGGGCTGGTCCTGACCTATCTGCGGGACCGCGACCAACGGTGGCGTGGTCGACGCGACGGCGCCGTCGAGGCCGCGGGTCCGGGATGCGCGGAGCGGTTACGGGCGGCGTTCGACGCGTCGGCCACCTGGTCGGACACCGACGGCGGCAAAGGGTGCGGTTCGATCAACGCGCACGCCGAGTTCAGCGACGCGACGCACCCGGTGGCGGTGCTGATCGCCGACCAGAAGCGCGAGACCCTGGACTTCTTCCGGCAGATCCTGGCCGTCGGCGGCATCACCGATGAGGGCGTGATCGAGGCCGTCATGGCATTGCACGAGGGAGCCCTGGTGGCACACGGCATCGGGATCGGCGCCGACCCGTGGAGCAGCGCGCGCGACGCGGCCGTGCGGCTCGCGGGCGTCGGCTGA
- a CDS encoding DUF1275 family protein: MSPTTRPSAIAFAALLGALSGSVDVLVFTRLGEVFASVITGNVVVVGVAIGGGHLGVMSHAAISVGCYAIGVVVATLMTRRDDEHPVHGAANPVIAVYGIEFALLCGLGAIWVATDGRPTGIAQFVALALTAAAMGMQSRAFAMYRLPGVTTTYFTGTLTNLLTGLVTDSTVNRAAAVALMSLLVGAAASGALVSVLPIAAPALPLGLLAAALAMIAVRRYRHTT, from the coding sequence GTGAGCCCCACCACGCGACCCTCCGCCATCGCGTTCGCGGCGCTGCTCGGCGCGCTGTCGGGATCCGTTGACGTCCTCGTGTTCACCCGTCTCGGCGAGGTGTTCGCCAGCGTCATCACCGGCAACGTCGTGGTCGTCGGTGTGGCCATCGGGGGCGGTCACCTCGGCGTGATGTCGCACGCGGCGATCTCCGTGGGGTGTTACGCGATCGGGGTCGTCGTCGCGACGCTGATGACCCGTCGGGACGACGAACATCCGGTGCACGGTGCCGCGAACCCGGTCATCGCCGTCTACGGGATCGAGTTCGCGCTGCTGTGTGGCCTGGGCGCGATCTGGGTGGCGACCGACGGCCGGCCGACAGGGATCGCCCAGTTCGTTGCGCTCGCACTGACCGCGGCGGCGATGGGCATGCAGAGCAGGGCGTTCGCGATGTACCGGCTGCCGGGCGTCACCACGACCTATTTCACGGGCACACTCACCAATCTGTTGACCGGACTCGTGACCGATTCGACGGTGAACCGCGCGGCCGCCGTCGCGCTCATGTCGTTGCTGGTGGGAGCGGCCGCGTCAGGAGCGCTGGTGTCGGTGCTCCCGATCGCGGCGCCCGCGCTTCCCCTGGGTCTGCTCGCCGCGGCGCTGGCGATGATCGCCGTCCGCCGGTACCGCCACACCACCTGA
- a CDS encoding DUF4334 domain-containing protein translates to MDVTAAVEKFNAIAASGEVSTTDLLDEIWAPLPTVAVEEMLGAWRGGELPSGHAMDGALEKARWYGKTFDSVTDVKPLICRDDTGELFSNIDLGKGEASLWPVEFRGEVTASMVYDGQPVIDHFKRVDEQTVMGIMNGKSSLVRDHHYYFYLRRD, encoded by the coding sequence ATGGACGTCACCGCCGCAGTCGAGAAGTTCAACGCCATCGCAGCATCCGGCGAGGTGAGCACCACCGACCTGCTCGACGAGATCTGGGCGCCGCTGCCGACGGTGGCGGTCGAGGAGATGCTCGGGGCATGGCGGGGAGGTGAGCTCCCGTCCGGCCACGCGATGGACGGGGCGCTCGAGAAGGCCCGCTGGTACGGCAAGACCTTCGATTCGGTCACCGACGTCAAGCCGCTCATCTGCCGTGACGACACCGGTGAGCTCTTCTCGAACATCGATCTGGGCAAGGGCGAGGCGAGTCTGTGGCCGGTCGAGTTCCGGGGTGAGGTGACCGCGTCGATGGTCTACGACGGCCAGCCCGTGATCGACCACTTCAAGCGCGTGGACGAGCAGACCGTCATGGGGATCATGAACGGCAAGAGCAGCCTCGTCCGCGACCATCACTACTACTTCTACCTGCGGCGGGACTGA
- a CDS encoding DoxX family protein: MTATVSTSPAATSSGTRSRTRLAGVVLSVLIGAFLLFDILGKLFQPESVVEGTEKLGFTMTQATVMAIVLALCVIVWAIPRTAVLGAIGLTAYLGGAVSANWNNDAPLVSTTLFAVYFGVALWIAMILRRPQLLEVLGLRAPHRSV; the protein is encoded by the coding sequence ATGACCGCCACCGTCTCCACCTCCCCCGCAGCGACATCGTCCGGCACGCGCTCGCGCACCCGCCTCGCAGGAGTGGTCCTCAGCGTCCTGATCGGCGCCTTCCTGCTTTTCGACATCCTCGGCAAGCTGTTCCAGCCCGAGAGTGTCGTCGAGGGGACGGAGAAGCTCGGGTTCACCATGACCCAGGCGACCGTCATGGCCATCGTGCTCGCGCTGTGCGTGATCGTGTGGGCCATCCCGCGGACCGCCGTCCTCGGCGCGATCGGTCTGACCGCCTACCTGGGCGGCGCGGTGAGTGCGAACTGGAACAACGATGCGCCGCTGGTCAGCACGACACTGTTCGCGGTGTATTTCGGTGTGGCGCTGTGGATCGCGATGATCCTGCGACGCCCGCAGCTGCTCGAGGTCCTCGGGTTGCGCGCCCCGCACCGCTCGGTCTGA
- a CDS encoding sensor histidine kinase, giving the protein MREHDAHPPQPLNWDRFDIAPGLLVVVPGGLILASLLISVLTGSTSGNWSPGLLIAVSAGAFALQCTWIRRPTLSMPARCLIFVAQFAVTAALIWASPFFGIYAFMGYMTALMMFSGIALWTAMSANAVLAAVSQIGGFTQIPHAWPALIVLVGINTGLVVLFSWVGARRDREVAEREAAVAALEEAQQRNVVLHEQLLERAREQGVLEERARLSREIHDTVAQDLVAIVSQLEAIDGDADWAGRVETAKTLARSGLGEARRAVYALRSPMLDSQPLPLALTELVNAWATVHHLRARIDIDGDPIPTDDDQNLLRICQEALSNVSRHADATSVGVCLSYVEEGVLLDIKDDGRGFDPVGLHEGNGLRGMRERVSASGGTVDISAGPGAGCLVSAVVPA; this is encoded by the coding sequence ATGCGTGAGCACGACGCACACCCGCCACAGCCCCTGAACTGGGACCGTTTCGACATCGCGCCCGGGCTGCTCGTCGTCGTCCCCGGTGGTCTGATCCTCGCGTCACTGCTCATCAGCGTGCTGACCGGTTCGACATCGGGCAACTGGTCACCGGGACTCCTCATCGCGGTGTCGGCCGGGGCGTTCGCGCTGCAGTGCACCTGGATCCGACGCCCGACGCTGTCGATGCCCGCGCGCTGTCTGATCTTCGTCGCGCAGTTCGCGGTGACCGCGGCCCTGATCTGGGCGAGCCCGTTCTTCGGCATCTACGCCTTCATGGGATACATGACCGCGTTGATGATGTTCTCGGGCATCGCGCTGTGGACGGCGATGAGTGCCAACGCCGTTCTGGCCGCGGTGTCGCAGATCGGTGGCTTCACCCAGATCCCGCACGCCTGGCCGGCCCTGATCGTGCTCGTCGGTATCAACACCGGCCTGGTGGTCCTGTTCAGCTGGGTGGGCGCCCGACGGGACCGCGAGGTCGCCGAGCGTGAGGCCGCGGTCGCGGCGCTCGAGGAGGCTCAGCAGCGCAATGTCGTTCTGCACGAGCAGCTTCTCGAACGTGCACGCGAGCAGGGTGTACTCGAGGAACGCGCTCGACTCTCCCGCGAGATCCACGACACGGTCGCCCAGGACCTCGTCGCGATCGTCAGCCAGCTCGAGGCCATCGACGGCGACGCCGACTGGGCCGGGCGGGTCGAGACCGCGAAGACGCTGGCCCGTTCGGGGCTCGGGGAGGCCCGTCGGGCGGTGTACGCGCTGCGATCGCCCATGCTCGACTCGCAGCCCCTTCCATTGGCGCTCACCGAGCTCGTGAACGCCTGGGCGACAGTGCATCACCTGCGTGCCCGTATCGACATCGACGGAGATCCGATACCCACCGACGACGACCAGAACCTGCTGAGGATCTGCCAGGAGGCCTTGTCGAACGTGTCCCGGCACGCTGACGCGACCTCGGTGGGCGTCTGCCTGTCCTACGTGGAGGAGGGGGTTTTGCTCGACATCAAAGACGACGGCCGGGGCTTCGACCCGGTGGGTCTCCACGAGGGCAACGGACTGCGGGGTATGCGCGAACGGGTGTCCGCGTCCGGTGGCACGGTTGACATCTCGGCCGGACCGGGCGCCGGATGTCTGGTCAGTGCGGTGGTGCCGGCGTGA
- a CDS encoding response regulator → MTVAGSPVNVAITVVIADDHPIVRDGVTGMLATDDGVTVVAEASSGPQAEALVARLDPDVVLMDLRMPDGDGVPAIRALRQRDQRRPRILVLTTYDTDRDIASAIDAGADGYLLKALSREELIAAIIDVAAGRSVLASSAAQSLMARRHLEELTNREIEVLARIADGGTNRTVAKGLVISEATVKTHLLHIYSKLGVRDRAAAVRVAYERGLL, encoded by the coding sequence GTGACCGTTGCCGGTTCTCCGGTCAACGTCGCGATCACCGTGGTGATCGCCGACGACCACCCGATCGTCCGTGACGGGGTCACCGGGATGTTGGCCACCGACGACGGGGTGACGGTGGTGGCGGAGGCGTCCTCGGGGCCGCAGGCCGAGGCGCTCGTGGCGCGCCTGGACCCCGATGTCGTGCTGATGGACCTGCGCATGCCCGACGGCGACGGTGTGCCGGCCATCCGAGCTCTGCGACAACGTGATCAGCGGCGACCCAGGATCCTCGTGCTGACGACATACGACACCGACCGGGACATCGCCTCGGCGATAGACGCGGGCGCCGACGGCTACCTGCTGAAGGCGTTGAGTCGGGAGGAGTTGATCGCGGCGATCATCGATGTCGCGGCGGGACGGAGTGTGCTGGCGTCGAGTGCGGCGCAGAGCCTCATGGCGCGTCGTCATCTGGAGGAGCTGACCAACCGTGAGATCGAGGTGCTCGCGCGGATCGCCGACGGCGGCACCAACCGCACGGTCGCGAAGGGGCTGGTCATCAGCGAGGCCACCGTCAAGACGCATCTGCTGCACATCTATTCGAAGCTGGGCGTTCGTGATCGGGCCGCGGCGGTCCGCGTCGCCTACGAACGCGGGCTTCTCTGA
- a CDS encoding ABC transporter ATP-binding protein, with protein MSIIRVEQLSKAYPGGRGVADVGFTVDEGEIFGILGPNGAGKTTTVECIGGLRSRDGGVIDVAGFDPASDSVGLREVLGVQLQESTLPDKIRVGEALALFASFHDDPADAGELAERLGLAAHARMQYGKLSGGQKQRLSVALALIGRPRVAILDELTTGLDPQARRDVWGLLEDLRSTGVTLLLVSHFMEEAQRLCDRVAVIDNGRVAAIGTPNELADRAGVQVMVFTPSVPVDLGRLRTLPSVGEVDQRGEQLHVSGGDDVVAEVIVELGAQGATAAHLRVDRPSLDDAFVSLVSSGKVNR; from the coding sequence ATGTCAATCATTCGAGTCGAGCAATTGAGCAAGGCGTATCCGGGCGGCCGTGGTGTCGCCGATGTCGGCTTCACCGTCGACGAGGGCGAGATCTTCGGGATCCTCGGACCCAACGGTGCCGGGAAGACCACGACCGTCGAGTGCATCGGCGGTCTCCGGTCTCGGGACGGCGGCGTCATCGACGTCGCCGGATTCGATCCGGCGTCCGACTCCGTCGGTCTGCGGGAGGTGCTGGGCGTCCAACTGCAGGAGTCGACGCTGCCGGACAAGATCCGCGTTGGCGAGGCACTCGCGCTGTTCGCGTCGTTCCACGACGATCCGGCGGATGCCGGCGAACTCGCCGAGCGACTCGGACTCGCCGCCCACGCCCGTATGCAGTACGGCAAACTGTCCGGCGGTCAGAAGCAGCGGCTGTCGGTGGCGTTGGCGCTGATCGGCAGGCCGAGGGTCGCCATCCTCGACGAGCTGACGACAGGTCTGGATCCGCAGGCCCGCCGCGACGTGTGGGGGCTTCTCGAAGACCTGCGTTCCACCGGCGTGACGCTGCTGCTGGTGTCGCACTTCATGGAGGAAGCGCAGCGACTCTGCGACCGCGTGGCGGTGATCGACAACGGTCGGGTGGCTGCCATCGGGACGCCGAACGAGCTCGCGGACCGGGCCGGGGTCCAGGTGATGGTCTTCACCCCGTCGGTGCCGGTCGATCTCGGCCGCCTCCGGACGCTCCCCTCGGTCGGGGAGGTCGACCAGCGCGGCGAGCAACTCCACGTCAGCGGCGGGGACGACGTCGTCGCCGAGGTGATCGTCGAACTCGGTGCGCAGGGCGCCACCGCCGCGCACCTGCGCGTCGACCGGCCCAGCCTCGACGACGCATTCGTGTCCCTCGTGTCTTCCGGAAAGGTGAATCGATGA
- a CDS encoding alpha-hydroxy-acid oxidizing protein: MTQPAAAPGRARQNAIYSAGVFGHHPSVPADFAELERRAKKAMGPRGWAYIAGGAGEGATMRANRAAFDRWAIVPRVLRDVSRRDLSIDLFGTTLPAPILFSPVGAGELAHSDSDLHIGRAAADLGVPYIFSNQGCNPMEDVAAAMEAVVPGAPRWFQLYWSTDDALVDSLVHRAETMGAQAIVVTLDTTMLGWRPQDLNIGSLPFARAEGIAQYTSDPRFREIVAERIANPSADAGPKVEITRAAVSALFSMARHLPGSFLSNLRSPVPKQSVQTFLDIYSRPSLSWDDIAGLQKRTSLPVVLKGILHPDDARQAVDLGIDGIIVSNHGGRQVDGSISSLDALPDVVEAVGGRAKVLIDSGIYTGSDAFTALALGADAVCIGRPHMYGLAINGRDGARDAVANIIAELDLTLGLSGHTDIASLTPDVLRHMGCDHRDR; the protein is encoded by the coding sequence ATGACCCAGCCCGCTGCCGCGCCAGGTCGCGCCCGCCAGAACGCCATCTACTCCGCAGGCGTGTTCGGCCACCACCCGTCGGTGCCCGCCGACTTCGCCGAACTCGAACGTCGCGCGAAGAAGGCGATGGGTCCCCGTGGGTGGGCCTACATCGCGGGCGGTGCCGGCGAGGGCGCGACGATGCGGGCCAACCGGGCGGCCTTCGACCGCTGGGCCATCGTGCCCCGGGTCCTGCGCGACGTGTCGCGACGCGACCTGTCGATCGACCTGTTCGGGACGACGCTCCCGGCACCGATCCTCTTCTCCCCGGTGGGTGCCGGTGAGCTCGCCCATTCCGACTCCGATCTGCACATCGGCCGCGCCGCAGCCGATCTCGGTGTCCCGTACATCTTCTCCAACCAGGGCTGTAACCCGATGGAGGACGTCGCCGCCGCGATGGAGGCCGTGGTCCCCGGCGCCCCGCGGTGGTTCCAGCTCTACTGGTCCACCGACGACGCGCTCGTCGACAGCCTCGTCCACCGCGCCGAGACGATGGGCGCCCAGGCCATCGTCGTCACCCTCGACACCACGATGCTGGGGTGGCGTCCGCAGGACCTCAACATCGGATCACTGCCGTTCGCCCGCGCCGAGGGCATCGCGCAGTACACCTCGGACCCACGGTTCCGGGAGATCGTGGCCGAGCGGATCGCCAACCCGTCGGCTGACGCCGGACCGAAGGTGGAGATCACCCGGGCGGCGGTGTCGGCACTGTTCTCGATGGCTCGGCACCTCCCGGGTTCGTTCCTGTCGAACCTGCGGTCGCCGGTGCCGAAGCAGTCGGTGCAGACCTTCCTCGACATCTACTCCCGGCCCTCGCTGAGTTGGGACGACATCGCCGGGTTGCAGAAGCGGACCAGTCTTCCGGTCGTCCTCAAGGGCATCCTGCATCCCGACGACGCCCGGCAGGCCGTCGACCTCGGCATCGACGGGATCATCGTGTCGAATCACGGTGGCCGGCAGGTCGACGGTTCGATCTCGTCGCTCGACGCTCTGCCCGACGTCGTCGAGGCGGTCGGCGGACGGGCGAAGGTTCTCATCGACTCCGGGATCTACACCGGCTCGGACGCGTTCACGGCCCTGGCATTGGGTGCGGACGCGGTCTGCATCGGACGTCCGCACATGTACGGCCTCGCGATCAACGGCCGCGACGGCGCGCGTGACGCGGTCGCCAACATCATCGCCGAACTCGATCTCACCCTCGGCCTGTCCGGGCACACCGACATCGCGTCCCTCACCCCGGACGTCCTGCGCCACATGGGGTGCGATCACCGCGACCGGTGA
- a CDS encoding ABC transporter permease, with protein sequence MSTTTTLTTAPRPHASRSAMPRGLRGLLVSESRLMLRNPALIAWVAAIPVIASIVLGALPATREPRDGLDGLSWFAVYQPILIMFSAVLLSVQILPDVLTRYREMGILKRLRTTPASPTALLAAQVILAVAVEIVVAAVMVFVPAAFGAPLPRDIVGFAIAFVFSTGAMLAIGMVLASAFRNSKVAGAVGTVLFFVLQFFAGLWIPRATMPGWLRGISDATPTGAAVGALTDGVDGAWPQLLHLGVLAVWMVVLAAVSVRIFRWE encoded by the coding sequence ATGAGCACCACCACCACACTGACCACCGCACCGCGCCCGCACGCCTCGCGGAGCGCGATGCCCAGGGGGCTTCGTGGCCTCCTGGTCTCCGAGTCGCGGCTGATGCTGCGCAACCCGGCGTTGATCGCGTGGGTCGCCGCGATACCGGTGATCGCATCGATCGTCCTGGGTGCCCTACCTGCGACCCGCGAACCGCGCGACGGACTGGACGGGCTGAGCTGGTTCGCGGTGTACCAACCGATCCTGATCATGTTCTCGGCGGTTCTGCTGAGCGTGCAGATCCTGCCCGATGTCCTCACCCGCTACCGCGAGATGGGCATCCTCAAACGTCTGCGCACCACGCCGGCCTCGCCGACTGCACTGCTCGCGGCGCAGGTGATCCTCGCGGTGGCCGTCGAGATCGTGGTCGCAGCGGTCATGGTGTTCGTGCCCGCCGCGTTCGGTGCCCCGCTGCCCCGCGACATCGTCGGGTTCGCGATCGCGTTCGTCTTCTCGACCGGCGCGATGCTGGCGATCGGAATGGTCCTGGCCAGCGCATTCCGCAACAGCAAGGTCGCGGGCGCGGTGGGCACGGTGCTGTTCTTCGTCCTGCAGTTCTTTGCCGGACTGTGGATTCCACGGGCCACGATGCCGGGATGGCTGCGCGGGATCTCCGACGCCACCCCCACCGGCGCCGCGGTGGGAGCGCTGACCGACGGGGTCGACGGCGCGTGGCCACAGTTGCTCCATCTCGGGGTGCTCGCGGTGTGGATGGTCGTTCTCGCGGCGGTGTCGGTGCGCATCTTCCGATGGGAATGA
- a CDS encoding DMT family transporter gives MTKQIGIPAGVRAHPAVTVGLSALFVACWSSGFIGAKLGAGDAEVTTVLMWRFLPLALVLLPIAWWSARRRATMPTSRTLARQAVIGVLSQSGYLLTVYWAIGIGVNTGTTALVDGIQPLVAAALIGPLLGVAVSGRQWIGLLLGLGGVAIVTAADAGSNALAPWWSYTIPFVGMLSLVAATFVEQRGSAAVSPLQGLAVHCSTSAIVFTLLALATGHATPPDDFAFWRAMVWLVVLSTFGGYGLYWILLRRVGVTRVNTLMFLIAPVTAVWGALMFGESFTVVTAAGLAIGIAAVTVVTATPGDGPVRPSGAGRATRGPRAAAGVAGSSRSTAPHRNTPRTVSC, from the coding sequence ATGACTAAACAGATCGGTATACCCGCTGGCGTACGTGCGCACCCCGCCGTGACCGTCGGCCTGTCCGCCCTGTTCGTCGCGTGTTGGAGCTCGGGGTTCATCGGCGCCAAGCTCGGAGCGGGAGACGCCGAGGTCACCACTGTGTTGATGTGGCGGTTCCTACCCCTGGCCCTGGTGCTGCTGCCCATCGCCTGGTGGTCGGCCCGCCGCCGCGCCACGATGCCCACCTCCCGCACCCTGGCCCGGCAGGCGGTCATCGGCGTGCTGTCGCAGAGCGGGTATCTGCTCACCGTCTACTGGGCCATCGGGATCGGGGTGAACACCGGGACCACCGCCCTTGTCGACGGCATCCAGCCGTTGGTGGCCGCAGCCCTGATCGGGCCGCTGCTCGGCGTCGCCGTCTCCGGCCGCCAGTGGATCGGACTGCTCCTCGGGCTCGGCGGGGTCGCCATCGTCACCGCGGCCGACGCCGGGTCGAACGCCCTCGCGCCGTGGTGGTCATACACGATCCCGTTCGTCGGGATGCTCAGCCTGGTCGCGGCCACCTTCGTCGAACAACGTGGCTCCGCGGCGGTGTCACCGCTGCAGGGCCTGGCCGTCCACTGCTCCACGAGCGCGATCGTCTTCACGCTGCTCGCCCTGGCCACCGGCCACGCCACGCCCCCCGATGATTTCGCGTTCTGGCGGGCGATGGTCTGGCTCGTCGTGCTGTCGACGTTCGGGGGCTACGGGCTGTACTGGATCCTGTTGCGCAGGGTCGGGGTGACTCGCGTCAACACGCTGATGTTCCTCATCGCCCCGGTGACCGCGGTCTGGGGAGCGCTGATGTTCGGCGAATCCTTCACCGTCGTCACCGCTGCGGGACTGGCAATCGGGATCGCCGCCGTCACGGTGGTGACGGCGACGCCCGGGGACGGTCCGGTCAGACCGAGCGGTGCGGGGCGCGCAACCCGAGGACCTCGAGCAGCTGCGGGCGTCGCAGGATCATCGCGATCCACAGCGCCACACCGAAATACACCGCGAACAGTGTCGTGCTGA
- a CDS encoding PLD nuclease N-terminal domain-containing protein, translating into MMIGSPALPYSAAIAGVLILLALIGAIDVLGRDSVYIRGLPQWAWFLVVVALPGVGLLAWLTIGRRRRRRPRPTTSDRVIEAFPEYDRKGRFVPADPVADAAFLRQCRERAEQQRRTAEIERRRRGFDAG; encoded by the coding sequence ATGATGATCGGTTCTCCGGCGCTGCCGTACTCGGCGGCGATAGCGGGTGTGCTCATCCTGTTGGCGCTGATCGGGGCCATCGATGTGCTCGGGCGCGACTCGGTGTACATCCGCGGGCTCCCGCAGTGGGCCTGGTTCCTGGTGGTCGTGGCACTGCCGGGCGTCGGGCTGCTCGCGTGGCTGACCATCGGGCGTCGCCGTCGTCGCCGACCACGGCCGACCACATCGGACCGCGTGATCGAGGCCTTCCCCGAATACGACCGCAAGGGTCGGTTCGTGCCCGCGGACCCGGTCGCCGACGCGGCCTTCCTCCGACAGTGCCGTGAACGGGCCGAGCAGCAGCGTCGGACCGCGGAGATCGAACGCCGTCGTCGGGGGTTCGACGCCGGCTGA
- a CDS encoding DinB family protein has protein sequence MATDDAADLKDFLLARLQFNRDAALWKIDGVDEHDLRRPLTPTGLNLLGVVKHLAVVEYGYFGDTFGRPPEIATPWLEGEWSDNADMWATADESVDDIVGLYRGAWAHAQETFDASDLATPGVVPWWPDDRRDVTLGQILVHMLGETARHVGQMDILRESVDGAAGLYATNDNMAHKEASALRDYVAKLQEVADSVRGPR, from the coding sequence ATGGCCACCGATGATGCCGCGGACCTCAAGGACTTCCTTCTCGCACGCCTGCAGTTCAACCGGGACGCCGCACTGTGGAAGATCGACGGCGTCGACGAACACGACCTCCGGCGTCCACTGACACCGACCGGACTGAACCTGCTGGGCGTCGTCAAACACCTCGCAGTCGTCGAGTACGGCTATTTCGGTGACACGTTCGGTCGCCCACCCGAGATCGCGACGCCCTGGCTCGAGGGCGAGTGGTCCGACAACGCCGACATGTGGGCCACCGCAGACGAATCGGTCGACGACATCGTCGGTCTCTATCGTGGGGCGTGGGCCCACGCGCAGGAGACTTTCGACGCCTCCGACCTCGCGACACCGGGGGTGGTGCCCTGGTGGCCGGACGATCGCCGCGACGTGACGCTCGGGCAGATCCTGGTCCACATGCTCGGCGAGACCGCGCGACACGTCGGCCAGATGGACATCCTGCGCGAGTCCGTCGACGGAGCGGCGGGGCTCTATGCGACCAATGACAACATGGCCCACAAGGAGGCCTCCGCACTGCGCGACTACGTCGCCAAACTCCAGGAGGTCGCAGATTCCGTGAGAGGACCCCGATGA